In Chanodichthys erythropterus isolate Z2021 chromosome 7, ASM2448905v1, whole genome shotgun sequence, a genomic segment contains:
- the LOC137023134 gene encoding trypsin-like translates to MKTVVFTLLAVAVVCSTGDKIIGGYECPPHSQPWQVYLTDECYECGGSLIKKRWVVSAAHCDFAFSRLIVHLGKHKKFVKEATEQKIGVEKVFRYPKYDDQTLNNDIMLIKLRKPAIINKYVKPIPLTTNCTSAGEQCLVSGWGKTGAGSASVLQCLKLPVLSKKQCKGAYGRRITKNMFCAGFMKGGKDSCQGDSGGHVVCNSKLKGVVSWGDGCAQPGFPGVYTEVCRYTDWIKRIIANN, encoded by the exons ATGAAGACTGTTGTGTTCACTTTGCTGGCTGTGGCTGTGG TTTGCAGCACAGGTGATAAAATCATTGGAGGTTATGAATGTCCGCCCCACTCTCAGCCCTGGCAAGTGTACCTTACAGATGAGTGTTATGAATGTGGAGGATCTTTGATTAAGAAAAGATGGGTTGTGTCTGCTGCTCACTGCGACTTCGC ATTTTCACGTCTCATTGTCCACCTGGGAAAGCACAAAAAGTTTGTTAAAGAAGCCACAGAGCAGAAGATCGGGGTGGAGAAGGTATTTCGTTACCCGAAATATGACGATCAAACTCTTAACAACGATATCATGCTGATCAAGCTGAGAAAGCCTGCCATCATCAACAAGTATGTAAAGCCAATCCCTCTGACAACCAACTGCACTTCTGCAGGGGAGCAGTGCTTAGTGTCTGGATGGGGCAAAACTGGAG CTGGCTCTGCTTCTGTCCTGCAGTGTTTGAAGTTGCCTGTACTCTCAAAGAAGCAGTGTAAGGGTGCATATGGCAGGAGAATAACTAAAAACATGTTCTGCGCTGGATTCATGAAGGGAGGCAAAGACTCATGTCAG GGGGATTCTGGTGGCCATGTAGTGTGCAACAGTAAACTAAAAGGTGTTGTTTCCTGGGGCGATGGCTGTGCTCAGCCAGGCTTTCCTGGGGTTTATACTGAGGTGTGTCGCTACACTGACTGGATCAAACGCATCATAGCTAATAACTAA